In Halobaculum limi, one DNA window encodes the following:
- a CDS encoding anthranilate synthase component I family protein, translating into METVTDRKRFRALAADAPPDARIPVECRVAVADPFDAYRRGRHADRPGAFYETTGGQSGWGYFGVDPVETLTVGPDAVVRDPDHPGHGDYAAPSPTLEALDGRLDGETLVRGDCDVPYPCGVLGWLSYDVARELESFPTDGAVDDRGLPRLQAGVYATLAAWEEPRDEDGETVLRITSCPRLADHPDADAAYDAGHAAAESLATRALDGDPSIGPPPATAADAVRFESDCGRDAYADRARRVKESIRAGDTFQANVSQRLEAPAAVHPVTAYAALRARNPAPYSGLVEFRGVDLVSASPELLLRRDPGDTDAAASDNAVRLETEPIAGTRPRGGDADADDALEAELTGDEKERAEHAMLVDLERNDLGKVSRYGSVSVPEYRRVDRYSEVMHLVSLVEGTERVDRSIADTLAAVFPGGTITGAPKPKTMDIIDSLEGTRRGPYTGSMFAAGFDGRLVANIVIRTLVRTGDRYHLRVGAGIVHDSDPEAEYEETLAKARALVRSVDDALDGRMELADDESVDGETAGEETDSEVGE; encoded by the coding sequence ATGGAGACGGTCACCGACCGCAAACGGTTCCGAGCGCTCGCGGCCGACGCCCCGCCCGACGCCCGGATTCCCGTCGAGTGCCGGGTCGCGGTCGCGGACCCGTTCGACGCCTACCGCCGGGGCCGTCACGCCGACCGGCCGGGCGCGTTCTACGAGACGACGGGCGGCCAGTCGGGGTGGGGCTACTTCGGCGTCGACCCGGTCGAGACGCTGACCGTCGGCCCCGACGCCGTCGTCCGCGACCCCGACCATCCGGGCCACGGCGACTACGCCGCGCCGTCGCCGACGCTGGAAGCGCTCGACGGCCGCCTCGACGGCGAGACGCTCGTGCGCGGCGACTGCGACGTGCCGTACCCCTGTGGCGTCCTCGGGTGGCTCTCGTACGACGTGGCCCGCGAACTGGAGTCGTTCCCCACCGACGGCGCGGTCGACGACCGCGGCCTCCCACGGTTGCAGGCGGGCGTGTACGCCACGCTCGCCGCGTGGGAGGAACCACGCGACGAGGACGGCGAGACAGTCCTTCGGATCACCTCCTGCCCCCGACTCGCTGACCACCCGGACGCCGACGCCGCGTACGACGCCGGACACGCGGCGGCGGAGTCGCTTGCGACCCGCGCACTCGATGGCGACCCGTCGATCGGACCCCCGCCAGCGACCGCCGCCGACGCCGTCCGTTTCGAGAGCGACTGCGGCCGCGACGCCTACGCCGACCGTGCCCGCCGCGTCAAAGAGTCGATCCGTGCTGGCGACACCTTCCAAGCGAACGTGAGCCAGCGGCTCGAAGCGCCCGCCGCAGTTCACCCCGTCACCGCCTACGCCGCGTTGCGGGCGCGCAATCCCGCGCCGTACTCCGGCTTGGTTGAGTTTCGCGGCGTCGACCTCGTGAGTGCGAGCCCCGAACTCCTCTTGCGACGCGACCCCGGCGACACAGACGCCGCCGCGAGCGACAACGCGGTTCGACTCGAAACGGAACCCATCGCGGGCACGCGACCCCGCGGCGGCGACGCCGACGCCGACGACGCCCTCGAAGCCGAACTGACGGGCGACGAGAAAGAGCGTGCGGAACACGCGATGCTGGTCGACCTCGAACGCAACGACCTCGGGAAGGTGAGTCGCTACGGCAGCGTCTCGGTGCCGGAGTACCGCCGTGTCGACCGCTACTCGGAGGTGATGCACCTCGTCTCGCTGGTGGAGGGCACCGAACGCGTCGACCGCTCGATAGCCGACACACTCGCGGCGGTGTTTCCCGGCGGCACCATCACCGGCGCGCCGAAGCCCAAGACTATGGACATCATCGACTCGCTGGAGGGCACCCGCCGCGGGCCCTACACCGGGTCGATGTTCGCGGCGGGGTTCGACGGCCGCCTCGTCGCCAACATCGTCATCCGCACGCTCGTGCGCACGGGCGACCGCTACCACCTCCGCGTCGGCGCGGGCATCGTCCACGACTCCGACCCCGAGGCGGAGTACGAGGAGACGCTGGCGAAGGCGCGAGCGCTCGTTCGATCGGTGGACGATGCTCTCGATGGCCGGATGGAACTCGCCGACGACGAGAGCGTCGACGGAGAGACGGCCGGCGAGGAGACGGACTCGGAGGTGGGCGAGTGA
- a CDS encoding anthranilate synthase component II has translation MTRVLVVDNYDSFAYNLVQYVGELADEVLVRRNDRVDVDGIRDLDPDGVVVSPGPGTPAEAGVSIPVFAELSYPTLGVCLGHQALCAANGAEVTLAPDVVHGKPSDVRHDGRGVFRGLPDRVEVGRYHSLCVEHDAVPNTLTETARTDDEREVVMGVRHTDRPHVGVQFHPESILTPDGKAMVRNFIDICERGGFR, from the coding sequence GTGACCCGCGTCCTCGTCGTCGACAACTACGACTCGTTCGCGTACAACCTCGTGCAGTACGTCGGCGAACTCGCCGACGAGGTGCTGGTCCGGCGCAACGACCGCGTCGACGTCGACGGCATCCGCGACCTCGACCCGGACGGCGTCGTCGTCTCGCCCGGCCCGGGAACTCCAGCGGAGGCGGGCGTCTCCATCCCGGTGTTCGCGGAGTTGTCGTACCCGACGCTCGGCGTCTGTCTCGGTCATCAGGCGCTGTGTGCCGCCAACGGTGCCGAAGTGACGCTCGCGCCCGACGTGGTCCACGGGAAGCCCTCCGACGTGCGCCACGACGGCCGCGGCGTCTTCCGCGGCCTCCCCGACCGCGTCGAGGTGGGGCGGTACCACTCGCTGTGTGTCGAACACGACGCCGTTCCCAACACACTCACCGAGACTGCCCGCACCGACGACGAACGCGAGGTGGTGATGGGCGTGCGCCACACCGACCGTCCGCACGTCGGCGTGCAGTTCCACCCCGAGAGCATTCTCACGCCCGACGGGAAGGCGATGGTCCGGAACTTCATCGACATCTGCGAGCGTGGGGGATTCCGATGA
- a CDS encoding aminotransferase class IV produces MSDDLRYHVDGDLVPASEASVSVRDRGFQYGDAAFETVRTYGGTLWRWDAHVDRLFDTLETLGMPADEMGLSRLDLQARVRDTLRANGLRDAYVRLSVTRGETAGFAPPDAADTDPTIVILVKPLPRGGRKSAGEESTWDGPATIQTVKTRRMPDRAIPSDAKTHNYLNNVLARVETRVTGADEAVLLDDEGYVAECSTANLFFVADDAIRTPSLEGPVLPGVTRAELLDIAREEGFPVEEGRYEPDDVRGADEAFIASSIREIRPVGTYDGVDIGGGPVTTLLSKLYDDRVERECYTGGDRGGDESGDGGGTDSDDSEHGNAAADE; encoded by the coding sequence ATGAGCGACGACCTGCGGTACCACGTCGACGGCGACCTCGTGCCCGCGAGCGAGGCGTCGGTGTCGGTGCGCGACCGGGGCTTCCAGTACGGCGACGCCGCCTTCGAGACGGTTCGCACGTACGGCGGGACGCTCTGGCGGTGGGACGCCCACGTCGACCGCCTGTTCGACACGCTCGAGACGCTTGGGATGCCCGCCGACGAGATGGGCCTCTCGCGGCTCGACCTCCAAGCCCGTGTCCGCGACACCCTCCGCGCAAACGGCCTCCGCGACGCGTACGTGCGCCTGTCGGTCACGCGCGGGGAGACCGCCGGGTTCGCGCCGCCCGACGCCGCCGACACCGACCCGACGATAGTGATCCTCGTGAAGCCGCTTCCCCGCGGCGGCCGCAAGTCCGCGGGCGAGGAGTCGACGTGGGACGGCCCCGCAACCATCCAGACGGTGAAGACGAGACGGATGCCCGACCGCGCGATTCCGAGCGACGCGAAGACGCACAACTACCTCAACAACGTCCTCGCCCGCGTCGAGACGCGCGTCACCGGCGCGGACGAGGCGGTGCTGCTCGACGACGAGGGGTACGTCGCCGAGTGTTCGACGGCGAACCTCTTCTTCGTCGCCGACGACGCCATTCGAACTCCGTCGCTGGAGGGGCCGGTCCTCCCTGGCGTTACCCGCGCAGAACTCCTCGACATCGCCCGCGAGGAGGGCTTCCCCGTCGAGGAGGGGCGGTACGAACCCGACGACGTGCGCGGGGCCGACGAGGCGTTCATCGCCTCGTCGATCCGCGAGATCCGACCCGTGGGCACGTACGACGGCGTCGATATCGGCGGCGGTCCGGTGACGACGCTGCTCTCGAAACTGTACGACGACCGGGTAGAGCGCGAGTGTTACACGGGTGGCGACAGGGGCGGCGACGAGAGCGGCGACGGTGGGGGCACCGACAGTGACGACAGCGAACACGGGAACGCAGCAGCGGACGAGTGA
- a CDS encoding RNA-guided endonuclease InsQ/TnpB family protein, with product MAIQVTRTYVGSIQNHRQVRDGLDSLGDSASKIWNVARWTADRVWNAIGKIPNEGSLKSYMKNQSCWKNLNAQSSQKVIEELSDAFQSWFDLRHKFDEANPPGYRKHGDTRPKSTVTFKEDGFKHDPENNRVRLSKGSNLKEHFSDFILCEYQTRPDVDLSEVNKVQNVRAVWNGDEWEMHFVCKVELETTDSEGDQVAGIDLGITNIATVAFPDEYVLYPGNSLKQDKHYFTRAEYDTEGEGEPSEQSMWARRKLADRETHFYHTLTDAIITECVERGVGTLAVSWPEDVRESDWGKTGNKKLHTWAFDRIYQYLDYKGEIRGVGVLKENEWDTSKTCSRCGDDTKSNRVERGLYVCSSCELVANADCNGAENMRQKITPSPHGEDRSNGCVAQPSTHLFDRESGTFHTREQVVS from the coding sequence ATGGCGATTCAGGTCACTCGTACCTACGTTGGTTCCATCCAGAACCACCGACAAGTACGCGATGGCCTCGACTCGCTCGGCGATTCCGCCTCGAAAATCTGGAACGTCGCACGATGGACAGCCGACCGAGTTTGGAACGCAATCGGTAAGATTCCCAACGAAGGTTCTCTTAAATCGTATATGAAGAACCAGTCGTGCTGGAAAAACCTGAACGCACAATCCAGTCAGAAAGTCATTGAAGAACTTTCTGACGCTTTCCAGTCGTGGTTCGACCTGCGACACAAGTTTGACGAGGCGAATCCGCCTGGCTACCGCAAACACGGCGACACCCGACCCAAGAGTACAGTCACGTTCAAAGAAGACGGGTTCAAACACGACCCTGAGAACAATCGCGTTCGACTCTCGAAAGGCTCGAACCTCAAAGAACACTTCTCAGACTTCATCCTCTGTGAGTACCAGACTCGGCCCGACGTTGACCTTTCGGAAGTCAACAAGGTACAGAACGTTCGCGCCGTCTGGAACGGTGACGAGTGGGAAATGCACTTCGTCTGTAAAGTCGAACTCGAAACCACCGACTCTGAGGGCGACCAAGTGGCCGGTATTGACCTCGGTATCACAAACATCGCCACGGTCGCGTTCCCAGACGAATACGTTCTCTACCCCGGTAACTCGCTCAAGCAGGACAAGCACTACTTCACGCGAGCCGAGTACGACACTGAGGGTGAGGGCGAGCCGTCGGAGCAGTCGATGTGGGCACGCAGGAAACTCGCTGACCGCGAGACGCACTTTTACCACACGCTGACAGACGCCATCATCACGGAGTGTGTCGAACGCGGTGTTGGCACGCTTGCAGTGAGTTGGCCCGAAGACGTGCGCGAATCTGATTGGGGGAAGACCGGCAACAAGAAACTCCACACGTGGGCGTTCGACCGCATCTACCAGTACCTCGACTACAAGGGCGAAATTCGAGGGGTTGGGGTGCTGAAAGAGAACGAGTGGGATACGTCGAAGACGTGTTCACGGTGTGGTGACGACACGAAGTCGAACCGTGTCGAACGTGGTTTGTACGTCTGCTCGTCGTGTGAGCTAGTAGCCAACGCGGATTGTAACGGGGCGGAGAATATGCGTCAGAAGATAACTCCGAGTCCTCACGGCGAGGATAGGAGTAACGGCTGTGTGGCACAGCCATCGACACACTTGTTCGACCGCGAGAGCGGGACGTTTCACACGAGAGAACAAGTGGTGTCGTAG
- a CDS encoding Rieske (2Fe-2S) protein: MDEAARVVDADDVVEGETLLFTVRDDDGDLGEAFCTRLSDDTVVAYRNYCQHWTDVHLDNGDGARVTNGEVWCQKHGATFQLDTGYCDFGPCEGSVMESVDVVVADGGVYLADDEYDFEHRGPSGVDSDAGTGGGRIDFTGN, encoded by the coding sequence ATGGACGAGGCCGCACGCGTCGTCGACGCCGACGACGTGGTCGAAGGCGAGACGCTGTTGTTCACGGTCCGAGACGACGACGGCGACCTGGGCGAGGCGTTCTGCACCCGCCTGTCGGACGACACGGTCGTCGCGTACCGTAACTACTGCCAGCACTGGACGGACGTACACCTCGACAACGGCGACGGCGCGCGGGTGACGAACGGCGAAGTGTGGTGTCAAAAACACGGCGCGACGTTCCAACTCGACACTGGGTACTGCGACTTCGGCCCCTGCGAGGGGTCGGTGATGGAGTCGGTCGACGTCGTCGTCGCCGACGGCGGCGTCTACCTCGCAGACGACGAGTACGACTTCGAGCATCGGGGGCCGAGCGGCGTCGACAGCGACGCCGGAACCGGGGGCGGCCGAATCGACTTCACCGGGAACTGA
- a CDS encoding GtrA family protein: MSGDIDATPDGGTDTGTATDAGSGTNTDADADAESGLTALVSGVRIGQFVSVGVAGATLETVIVALLTTTVAASPLAAKAVGAEASISLMFLLNDRYTFGKEGAAGAFALARRWGRSHLVRIGGLSVAFATLWLLTAQTDLTLVVAGRDLWPTVANLVGIGVGLTLNYVAESVFTWRVLE, translated from the coding sequence ATGAGCGGCGACATCGACGCGACGCCCGACGGCGGAACCGACACCGGGACGGCAACCGACGCCGGGTCGGGCACGAACACGGACGCCGATGCAGACGCTGAATCCGGGCTGACTGCGCTCGTGTCGGGCGTCCGCATCGGACAGTTCGTCTCCGTCGGCGTCGCCGGCGCGACGCTGGAGACGGTCATCGTCGCCCTCCTCACGACCACCGTTGCCGCGTCGCCGCTGGCGGCGAAAGCCGTCGGTGCGGAGGCATCCATCTCGCTGATGTTCCTGCTCAACGACCGCTACACGTTCGGCAAGGAGGGTGCGGCGGGAGCGTTCGCACTCGCGCGGCGGTGGGGTCGCTCACACCTCGTCCGCATCGGCGGCCTCTCGGTCGCGTTCGCGACGCTGTGGCTGCTCACCGCACAGACGGACCTGACGCTCGTCGTCGCCGGTCGGGACCTCTGGCCCACCGTGGCCAACCTCGTCGGCATCGGCGTCGGCCTCACGCTCAACTATGTCGCCGAGAGCGTGTTCACCTGGCGCGTGCTGGAGTGA
- a CDS encoding glycosyltransferase gives MQPTVGVVVPAYNPKPGRLRTYLRSIRRTIDPDELRVELDAPVGVAAVTDPDDLDLPEGVDCNVARRRRGKGAAITAGFEALSTDVYAFADADGATPAESFESVIDPAVDGTVDLAVGSRRHPDAIVRSHQTLARRFLGDGFAWVARRLLEAQLYDYQCGAKALTAEAWMGIRDHLYEPGFAWDIELIAVAGALDYRLREVPVAWEDQPGSTVSPVSDTLDMGRGLLVARHRARLIRDDRLHRLLDREDEVSLVDRRERRGAGTADPTTDPDGEPR, from the coding sequence ATGCAGCCGACCGTCGGCGTCGTCGTCCCCGCCTACAACCCCAAACCGGGTCGGCTCCGAACGTACCTCCGCTCGATCCGTCGCACCATCGACCCCGACGAACTCCGCGTCGAACTCGACGCCCCCGTCGGCGTCGCCGCGGTGACCGACCCCGACGACCTCGACCTCCCCGAGGGCGTCGACTGCAACGTGGCTCGGCGCCGTCGTGGGAAGGGCGCGGCCATCACCGCTGGGTTCGAGGCGCTTTCGACGGACGTGTACGCGTTCGCGGACGCGGACGGCGCGACGCCCGCCGAGTCGTTCGAATCGGTCATCGATCCGGCCGTCGACGGGACGGTCGACCTGGCCGTCGGGTCGCGGCGCCACCCCGACGCCATCGTCCGCTCCCACCAGACGCTCGCCCGTCGGTTCCTCGGCGACGGCTTCGCGTGGGTCGCCCGGCGTCTGCTCGAGGCGCAGTTGTACGACTACCAGTGTGGCGCGAAGGCGCTCACAGCCGAGGCGTGGATGGGTATCCGCGACCACCTGTATGAACCTGGGTTCGCGTGGGACATCGAACTCATCGCCGTCGCGGGGGCGCTCGACTACCGCCTGCGCGAGGTGCCCGTCGCGTGGGAAGACCAGCCGGGGTCGACCGTCTCGCCCGTCTCGGACACGCTCGACATGGGTCGTGGGCTGTTGGTCGCCCGACACCGAGCGCGACTCATCCGCGACGACCGCCTCCACCGCCTCCTCGACCGCGAAGACGAGGTGTCGCTGGTCGACCGCCGAGAGCGTCGTGGCGCTGGTACCGCCGATCCGACCACCGACCCCGACGGTGAGCCACGATGA
- a CDS encoding DUF2298 domain-containing protein produces MEYGLVVRWLVAFLALAAVGVPLTARLFPRSATRGAGFALPVSALTLGLVAFWAGRVTFGPLTLAVALVVLCALAAASLLDRAALRGGSLAVDEDAVDALPNRTVLVETAAVFAVAFLFVVLIRAFDPAVDPSAGEKFLDFGLLKSLLRATALPPEDMWFAGEAVRYYYGGHLLAALFAMVTATPARFAYNLALAGFFGMLVVAVYDLAGSVAASRGRSRRTAGLLGAFLVGLAGNLWTAGWALLQAFPAGLRSTVGGVIGFDPAPIADAPFSYWTASRVIPGTINEFPLFGWLNGDLHAHMTMTPFLLLGAALAFALYRTPESETRRRRLLLFGAIPLLGGFQAVVDTWSFPSVFGLAWLAVAAAPAAPRTLLPGPLAARVDDLLGETGDAVADGGRRLSDELARPAVAAGLVAGAGILALVVAAPFLVGAVTGSGSERSLAVLPIEMRSTLNGLLIVHGAFVATFLVGLLGAVGRSRPLAVVGGIGALTAAGIAVGLPALGPFGALLVLGWVALRTDRAGFETVLVVGGAGLALVVELVFLNEQAGPGRMNTVFKTYAQVWPLWAAAAGVVLTGLLAAVPRPDASRLWPSERTRDIGATVFVALLLVSTGAYAVFAVPVHIDEGYPEEPTLDGKHFVSVYHPSEERAIDWLDDREGQPAMLSAPATSVYPGAENRYGHSPQMYRWQASPAASLTGLPTVAGWHHEVGYRGPEAYFSRVRAVDDAYTSKAAAVEVLREYDVQYVWVGPAERTRYADFGMIDFDSIQGVERVEAASTPTVTVYRVTNAELPAASTVNSTDG; encoded by the coding sequence ATGGAGTACGGTCTCGTCGTCCGCTGGCTCGTCGCGTTTCTCGCGCTCGCTGCCGTCGGCGTCCCGCTGACGGCGCGGCTGTTCCCCCGCTCGGCGACGCGCGGTGCCGGATTCGCCCTCCCCGTGTCGGCGCTGACGCTCGGTCTCGTCGCCTTCTGGGCCGGGCGCGTGACGTTCGGGCCGCTCACGCTCGCCGTCGCCCTCGTCGTCCTCTGTGCGCTGGCGGCGGCGTCGCTGCTCGACCGAGCGGCCCTCCGTGGCGGGTCGCTCGCGGTCGACGAAGACGCCGTCGACGCCCTCCCTAACCGAACCGTCCTCGTGGAGACGGCGGCGGTGTTCGCTGTCGCGTTCCTGTTCGTGGTGCTCATCCGTGCGTTCGACCCCGCTGTCGACCCGAGCGCGGGCGAGAAGTTCCTCGACTTCGGACTGCTCAAATCCCTCTTGCGCGCGACCGCGCTCCCGCCGGAGGACATGTGGTTCGCGGGCGAAGCCGTCCGCTACTACTACGGCGGCCACCTGCTCGCGGCGCTGTTCGCAATGGTGACGGCGACGCCCGCCCGATTCGCGTACAACCTCGCGCTCGCGGGCTTCTTCGGGATGCTCGTCGTCGCCGTCTACGACCTCGCGGGGAGCGTCGCCGCGAGTCGCGGGCGCTCGCGCCGCACCGCTGGCCTCCTCGGGGCGTTCCTCGTCGGCCTCGCGGGCAATCTCTGGACTGCTGGCTGGGCGCTCCTCCAAGCGTTCCCGGCGGGCCTGCGCTCGACCGTCGGCGGGGTCATCGGCTTCGACCCCGCACCCATCGCGGACGCGCCGTTCTCCTACTGGACGGCGAGCCGCGTCATCCCCGGCACCATCAACGAGTTCCCGCTGTTCGGGTGGCTCAACGGCGACCTCCACGCCCACATGACGATGACGCCGTTCCTCCTGCTGGGAGCGGCGCTGGCGTTCGCGCTGTACCGCACTCCGGAGTCGGAGACGCGCCGTCGTCGCCTCCTCCTGTTCGGGGCGATTCCCCTCCTCGGCGGCTTCCAAGCCGTCGTCGACACCTGGAGTTTCCCGAGCGTCTTCGGACTGGCGTGGCTCGCGGTCGCCGCCGCGCCCGCCGCGCCGCGTACGCTCCTGCCCGGTCCGCTGGCCGCTCGCGTCGACGATCTCCTCGGCGAGACGGGCGACGCCGTCGCCGACGGCGGGCGACGCCTCAGCGACGAACTCGCGCGACCCGCCGTCGCCGCCGGCCTCGTCGCTGGGGCGGGCATCCTCGCACTCGTCGTCGCCGCGCCGTTCCTCGTCGGCGCGGTGACCGGGAGCGGCAGCGAGCGGTCGCTCGCGGTGTTGCCCATCGAGATGCGCTCGACGCTCAACGGCCTGCTCATCGTCCACGGCGCGTTCGTGGCGACGTTCCTCGTCGGCCTGCTGGGTGCGGTCGGGCGCTCGCGCCCGCTCGCCGTCGTCGGCGGTATCGGTGCGCTGACGGCCGCGGGTATCGCGGTCGGCCTCCCCGCGCTGGGCCCGTTCGGCGCACTCCTCGTCCTCGGGTGGGTTGCGCTCAGAACGGACCGCGCCGGGTTCGAGACGGTCCTCGTCGTCGGCGGTGCGGGTCTCGCACTCGTGGTCGAACTCGTCTTCCTGAACGAGCAGGCCGGGCCGGGACGGATGAACACCGTGTTCAAGACGTACGCGCAGGTGTGGCCGCTGTGGGCCGCCGCCGCGGGCGTCGTCCTCACGGGCCTGCTTGCGGCGGTTCCGCGTCCGGACGCCTCGCGACTGTGGCCGAGCGAGCGAACCCGCGACATCGGGGCGACGGTGTTCGTCGCACTCCTCCTCGTCTCGACAGGCGCGTACGCTGTCTTCGCGGTGCCCGTCCACATCGACGAGGGCTACCCCGAGGAGCCGACGCTCGACGGTAAGCACTTCGTCTCCGTGTATCACCCCAGCGAGGAGCGAGCCATCGATTGGCTCGACGACCGCGAGGGCCAGCCTGCGATGCTGTCGGCTCCGGCGACGAGCGTGTATCCGGGCGCGGAGAACCGCTACGGCCACTCCCCGCAGATGTACCGCTGGCAGGCGAGTCCCGCCGCCAGCCTCACCGGCCTCCCGACGGTCGCTGGCTGGCATCACGAAGTCGGCTATCGTGGGCCGGAGGCGTACTTCTCGCGGGTGCGTGCTGTCGACGACGCGTACACTTCGAAAGCCGCCGCCGTCGAGGTGCTGCGCGAGTACGACGTGCAGTACGTCTGGGTCGGCCCCGCCGAGCGCACCCGCTACGCGGACTTCGGGATGATCGACTTCGACTCGATCCAAGGCGTCGAACGCGTGGAGGCGGCGTCGACGCCGACGGTGACGGTGTACCGCGTGACGAACGCGGAGTTGCCCGCGGCGAGTACGGTCAACTCGACCGACGGGTAG
- a CDS encoding HAH_0734 family protein produces MKKLIVHGDPGLRKDGVINYDGEEMRVFSVQRQGEYHGPDEPQLWCTIGTDDERERFEKKEYVPHWLDVDTIDAEALDIVKKGGDLTV; encoded by the coding sequence ATGAAGAAGCTCATCGTCCACGGCGACCCCGGCCTCCGCAAGGACGGCGTCATCAACTACGACGGCGAGGAGATGCGCGTCTTCTCCGTCCAGCGCCAGGGCGAGTACCACGGTCCCGACGAGCCGCAGTTGTGGTGTACCATCGGCACCGACGACGAGCGCGAGAGATTCGAGAAGAAGGAGTACGTCCCCCACTGGCTCGACGTTGACACCATCGACGCCGAGGCGCTCGACATCGTGAAGAAGGGCGGCGACCTCACCGTCTAA
- a CDS encoding class I SAM-dependent methyltransferase, with product MTDSIPDTVTNALEAVPVEGATALEAGAGVGNGTAGLLAADAETVYSVTDEVDHAETVRERCPAATVLQANLGAIPLPDDTVDVVVAHGLFNVLPNETAAAVAAELTRVAAPGGWLVIDDYGPHPSDSRIRRLFAVENALAELAAARPAYVFYPADELRTLFEGHGWTHERTTTLLDPVPWTQEHMDAHVDAARRAATAVPDEVADPLLRRAERLAAEGADPTGRMYSLALRHEA from the coding sequence GTGACCGATTCCATCCCAGACACCGTGACGAACGCACTCGAAGCGGTGCCCGTCGAGGGCGCGACGGCACTGGAAGCCGGTGCTGGAGTCGGCAACGGGACCGCGGGACTCCTCGCGGCCGACGCGGAGACGGTGTACTCGGTGACGGACGAGGTCGACCACGCTGAGACGGTACGCGAGCGCTGTCCGGCGGCGACGGTCCTCCAAGCGAATCTCGGTGCGATCCCACTCCCGGACGACACTGTCGACGTGGTGGTGGCGCACGGACTGTTCAACGTCTTGCCGAACGAGACGGCTGCGGCCGTCGCCGCCGAGCTAACGCGGGTCGCCGCTCCCGGTGGCTGGCTCGTGATCGACGACTACGGTCCCCACCCATCCGACTCCCGTATCAGGCGGCTCTTCGCCGTCGAGAACGCGCTCGCAGAACTCGCCGCGGCGCGACCGGCCTACGTGTTCTACCCGGCGGACGAACTCCGAACCCTGTTCGAGGGCCACGGGTGGACCCACGAGCGGACGACGACGCTCCTCGACCCGGTGCCGTGGACGCAGGAGCATATGGATGCACACGTCGACGCGGCACGACGAGCCGCGACGGCGGTCCCGGACGAGGTCGCCGACCCACTCCTGCGCCGGGCCGAACGACTGGCTGCGGAGGGTGCGGACCCGACGGGTCGGATGTACTCACTGGCGTTGCGGCACGAGGCGTGA
- a CDS encoding ABC transporter ATP-binding protein: protein MSQQADATAAATADGDDVILSVENVDSGYGDVQVLDDLSLTLSEGEIACLVGPNGAGKSTVLKTVFGMLTPWQGHVRYHGDDIGGTAPEEIVRIGIGYVPQTDNVFGTLSIEENLRMGGVARDDDLEPVLEQLYDRFPILEEKRTAKARTLSGGQRQVLAFARALVMEPDVLLIDEPSAGLAPNTADEVFADVQEVNELGTAILMVEQNARKGLAISDTGYVLDQGSVAYADDADDLLDNPEVSKLYLGG, encoded by the coding sequence ATGAGCCAGCAGGCCGACGCCACCGCCGCCGCTACTGCCGACGGAGACGACGTCATCCTCTCCGTCGAGAACGTCGACAGCGGCTACGGCGACGTGCAGGTGCTCGACGACCTCTCGCTCACGCTCTCGGAGGGCGAGATCGCGTGTCTCGTCGGTCCGAACGGGGCCGGGAAGTCGACCGTCCTCAAGACGGTGTTCGGGATGTTGACGCCGTGGCAGGGGCACGTCCGCTATCACGGCGACGACATCGGTGGCACCGCACCCGAAGAAATCGTCCGCATCGGCATCGGCTACGTCCCGCAGACGGACAACGTGTTCGGGACGCTCTCCATTGAGGAGAACCTCCGGATGGGCGGGGTCGCCCGCGACGACGACCTCGAACCCGTCCTCGAACAACTGTACGACCGCTTCCCCATCCTCGAAGAGAAGCGGACGGCGAAGGCGCGGACGCTCTCGGGCGGCCAACGACAGGTGTTGGCATTCGCCCGTGCGCTCGTGATGGAACCGGACGTCCTGCTCATCGACGAGCCGTCGGCGGGGCTCGCGCCCAACACCGCAGACGAGGTGTTCGCCGACGTGCAGGAGGTCAACGAACTCGGCACGGCCATCCTGATGGTCGAGCAGAACGCTCGGAAGGGACTGGCCATCTCCGACACCGGCTACGTCCTCGACCAGGGGAGCGTCGCGTACGCGGACGACGCCGACGACCTGCTGGACAACCCCGAAGTGTCGAAGCTCTACCTCGGCGGGTAG